The Acidobacteriota bacterium DNA window CTTGCCGGCGTCGGTGGACTTCCACACCCCGTCGCCGTGGGAGACGTTGCCCCGCACCGTCTTCTCGCCGCCGCCGACGTAGATCACGTTGGGATCCCACTCGGACACCGCCACGGCGCCGATGGAGCCGCCGAAGTAGCCGTCGGAGATGGGTTCCCAATGCGCCCCGCCGTCGGTGGTCTTCCACACGCCGCCGCCAGTGGCGCCGAAGTAGTAGGTGTCCCGATCCCCCGGAATCCCCGCCACCGCCGCCGAGCGCCCGCCCCGATACGGCCCCACCTCGCGCCACTCCAGCGACCCGAACCAACTCTCGTCCACCGCCGGCTGGGCGCTCTCGGCGTTCTTGGAGCTCTTCTTGGCCTTGGCGAAGGCCTCGCCGGGGCTCAGCGCCAGCACCAAGAGCAGCGCCAGCAGTGCCAGGCCGGTCCAGGAGCGGAGATGGGGAAGGGGACGGCGAGAACGGGGACGGAGGCGATGACGCACGGCAGTACCTCGGGGCTGAGCCGCCGGCGGGTTTTTGAGTCGAGACACCAGCCGGAGGCGGGTTGGTGGAAAGCGAAGGCAGTCTAGCAGTCGGAGAGGCTTCTTCGAATTCTCCGCGAGGATGAAGCCAGCGAAGATGAAAACAGTGCGGGCGGGGTGGACCGTGGAACGAGGTCGGACGAAATGCAGCCTAGGTCTACTGTGTAGGGGCAGGTCTTGTGCCTGCCCTCGGTGCTCGTGGGCCTTTACCGCGGGCGACCACGAGGGTCGCCCCTACCGGGTTGATTCTGGTGGTTCTTGTCGCGGGCGACCACGAGGGGAGCCATTGCCGGCTTGGTCCGGGTTGTTGACGGTCTATCTATTCTGTAGGGGCAGGTCTTGTGCCTGCCCCCGGTGCGCTCACCGCGCCCGCCACCCCAACGCCAACCCAACGGACCGCCCCGGTGCCGGGACGTCCTTGCGGTCGGCGGTGGCGAAGTAGGCCTCGTCGAGGAGGTTGTCGCCGCGGAGGGTGAGGGTGAGGTCGTCGGTGAGACGGTAGCCGAGGGAGGCGGAGACGACGTCGGCGGCGCCCCGGGCGCGCTCGCCGCTGCCCGGATCGTCCTTTTCGAAGCGATGCTGCCACAGCCCTTCCAAGCGCCAGCGACCGCGGTCCCAGAGGGCTCCGGCCTCGATGCGGTCGGGAGGGATGTCTTCCAGCGCCTCGCCGGTGCCGGAGCGGCCGCGCATGGTGTGGGCGCTGGCCTGGAGGCGCAGGTGGCGGGAGACGGTGTGGATGACTTCCACCTCGAGGCCCTCGATGGTGCCGGAGAGGAGGTTGACGAAGCCCAGCTCGTCGGGACGGATCTCCACCCGCTCGATGTAGTCGTCGATCTCGGTGCGGAAGCCGTAGACGGCGAAGAAGGTGTTGTGACCGTAGTGGCGCAGGCCGGCGTCGAAGCTCAGGGAGCGCTCCGGCTTCAGGTCGGGGTTGGCGGTGATGGTGCCGCGGCCGGTGGTGCCGGAGAAGAAGCGTTCCGAGAGGCTCGGGAAGCGTAGGCCGGTGCCGACGTTGGCCACCGCTTCGAAGCCCGGGGCCAGAGGGATCACGGCGCCGAGGAAGCCGCTCCAGGCGGTGTCCTCCAGGGCCTCGGCGCCGCGGTTGTCCTGGCGGATCCAGGTGTAGCGGGCGCCGGCTTCGAGCTGCGCCGGACCCCAGCTCCAGGCGGCGGAGCCGTGGGCCGCAGCTTCGTCCACGGAGCCGTCGTCGAGGGTGCGGCTGACGGTCTCTAGTACTGGAACCGGCGTGGGCAGACCGGGGGTCGGTGCTGCGAAGGAGAATTCGCGCTCGGTGGCGCTGACTCCGCGGCGGCCGAAATACTCGACGCCGTAGCGCCCTTCCAGGGAGCCCCTGTGCCAAGGCCGCTGCCAGCGTCCGCCGAGGTCGAAGCTCTCGTTCTCCACCAGATTGTCCGCCGACAGCTGGCCTTGATCGAGCGTCACGGTGCGGGATTGCAGATCCTGGGGGTGGACGTAGGCTTCCAGGCTCCAGCGGTCCTGCACTTCCTGGCGATAGCGCACCACCAGGTGACGCTCCCGGGGATAGGTGGTGGCGCGCTCCGGGAAGTCGGTGTTGGCCTTGCCGATGTCCTCGCCGAAGGTGGGCACCACCAGCAGGGAGTGGATGCGCTCGCCGTTGCCCCAATCCTTGCGCAGCACCGCGGAGGTCTGGGAGAAGGCGGAGAAGCGGCGCTCGCCGTCGGCGGTTTCGTCGTCGTCGGCCTCCCGGTGGGCCAGCCCCAAGGACCAGCCGGTCTCTCGGTTGCCCCAGCCGACGGCGGCGTAGCGCTCGTCGCCCTGGGAGTCGTAGCCGGTGGTCACCTGGGTGCCCTGGAAGCGTCGGGGGAAGAGTTGCACCAGCCCGCCGAGGGCTCCGGAGCCGTAGAAGCTGGAGGACGGTCCGCGCAGGATGTCGATGGAATCCAGCAGCTGGGCGTCGACGAAGGAGGCGGAGACGCCGGCGCGGCGTTCGCTGGTCAGGCGGGCGCCGTCGAGGCGGGTCTGCACCCGCTGGCGGGAGATGCCGCGGATGGAGAAGACCTGGAACAGGCCCCCCTGGCCGTTCTGGGACACGCCGGGGGTGCGGGAAACCAGCTCCGCCACCGTCGGTGGGGCAACCTCCGCCGGGCCGACCTGGAGGGCGGTGGCGGCGGAGGAAGCGGGAGCCTGACTACCGGCGGGCCGGCCACCGCTGACGGTGATCTCGTCCTCGACGACCTGCGAGGCCGGGTCTTGAGAGGACGGCCCTTGGGAGGACGAGCCGTCAGCACTGCCACTGGCTTCGCCGGGGCTGCTCTCCCCCGGGGCGCTCTCCCCCGATGGCGTCTCCTTGTGGGCGCTGCTCACCGAGCTGGGAGCCATGGGCTCGGCGGCAAGCTCGGTGCCGATGAGGCTGAGGCTCAGCAACAGCGAGACCAGCCAGCGGTGAGCTGGGCTTTGAATCGGGTGCTGAAGGGAGTGATGAGGGTTGGGCTTGAGGAGCTTCATCTTCGAAGAAACTGCGGTTGGAGTACGCGCCTCGGAAGGAAGCGCGACTATACCATCTGGTTCGAAGCGGGCTGGGAGTGGTCCAGCTGGGAGTGGTCCAGCTGGCGAGGGCCGGGAGGAGCCAGGGGAGAAGGCGTTACAATTCCCAAGGCAGCCCGAAGATGCTGCAGCGCTGGATTCCGGTGAGGCTGGCGAGGGGGAGACCGTGGGGGGCTCGCCGGCTGGAGCGAGTCCACGAGCCGGACCTGTCCGGATCTGTGTTTTTTGTCGAATGATTTGTCCCCGACTCCGCTGAGAGCCCGGGGATGTTTGGAGAGACCACCTTGGCTTCGAGCTCGAACCCGCCCCCGGCGCCTCCCCGGCGCCGCCGGTCGGTGGCGGACTGGATCTGGTTTTATGGCAAGCGGGTGCGCCGGTTGGGGGAGGAGCTGGGCCTGGGGCTTCGCTACTCCCTGCAGCCTGGCCGGCGCCGGAGACCGCCGGCGGCGGTGCGCTTCGTCATCTACGGCGTCGGCCGGGTGGGGAGCGAGCTGCTGGTGGAGCTTCTGGACAACCATCCGCGGCTGCGCTGCGATGCCGAGATCCTCGACCTGCCGCTGATTCGGCCGTTGCGCTACGCCAACCTTCGATCAGCCCTGGCGGAGTCGCCGGTTTACGGCTTCAAGCTGCTGACCCACCACATGCTCCGTTGCTCCCGTCGGCGACGAGGGGCGAGCGGGGAGAGCTTCCTGCACCGGCTGCACCGGGACGGCTGGCGGATTCTGCACCTGCGTCGCCGGGATCGCCTGCGCCAGGCGGTGTCGGTAATGGCCTCCCAGCAGCGCAAGCACTGGCATCATCGCCAGGGCGACGGCCGGCGGCCGCAGGCGGTGCAGATCGACGTTCCCGCATTGCTCCAGCGTCTCGACTTCAGCGCCCGCCGCCAGCAGGAGGAGCTTGCGGCGTTGGGAGATCTGCCGCGCCTCGAGCTCTTCTACGAGGATCACCTCAAGACCTTCGAGCTTCAGCAGGCCACGGCTCGCCGGGTCTTCCAGTGGCTCGATCTGGAACCGGTGCCGGTGAGCACCTCCTTGGTCCCCTCCAGCCCCCGGCGGCTAGAGGATTTCATCGCCAACTACGACGAGGTGGAGCGGGCGCTGCGGGGCGCCGGCCTGGACGATCTGCTGCCGCCGGCAGCGGCCGGGAACTCCCCTCCTTCCCAGCCGTACTCTTCCCCATGAGCGAGACCAAGCCCCAGCCCCCCGTCAAGGTTTCGGCTCAGGCTGCAGTCCAGCGCCGTTCCAACCATACCGGCCTTCTGGGGCGCCTGTGGCGGCGCCTGCGAGGTCATCCCCTGGTCCAGCGTTGGACTCATCCCTATTGGCGCCGCCGGCCGGTGCCGGAATTGCCCTCGCGGCTGGTCGACACCATCGGCGATCCCCACCGGGGAGAGGTGACCTCGGATCTGCGGGCCTTTCGCCACGTCGACGAGGCGCGGGCGGTGGGCTGGCTGCAAGAGAATGGCGTTGAGCGGATCCTCGACGTCGGCTGCGGCTGTGGCCGCACCCTCCGGCGTCTGGAGGAGCACGGTTTCACCCTGGCGGGGATCACCATCAACCCCGAGGAGGTGGAGCGGGCGGACCATCCGGAGGTCCATCTGATGGATATCCAGGCGGATTTCGAAAGCGCCCCGCTGCGGGGGCAGCGATTCGACGCCGCCATCGCCTTCGACTCCCTGGAGCATCTGGAGAACCCCCTGGCGGGGCTGCGCAACATCAATCGCCTGCTGGCCCCCGAGGGAGTGCTCATCGCCTACATTCCGCCGGTGCGCTGGGTCGAATGCGAGTACCACACCATCGTCTACACGCCACGCCAGATGCGCTGGCTGCTCAACCTCACCGGCTTCGACCTCGAGGACAAGACAGGCTTCTACAACTTCGGATCCCAGGGAGTCACGTATTTCGCGCGCAAGAAGTACGACTCCCGTCTCGTCTATCCCGGCGTCATGCACTGATAGCCTAATGCGCACTTGAGTCGGCTCGTCGCCGACCGCGGGCCTGCGCCGAGAGCACGGGGATATTCCTCGGATCTCGGGGAGGGGCCCGGATATTTTTCCTGCGCCGATCTGCGGCGCAGATCTGATCTTGGATGAGGAGCCGGCCATGGACGTTTCGAACGCCGTACCTTCCGTGCCGGCGGTTGCGCTGGAGCGCCACCGTCGTCTTTCCGCCGCCGCCGAGGCCCTTCTGGGCTTCGCCGCCGACCACCCCGAATGCTTTCGCGCCGATGCCTTCGAAGGGCTGCGGGAAGACCCCGATCCCATCTATCCCTATCCTCTGCAGCCCTGGCCGACCTTGGTGGCAGCGCCGCGGCTGGCCGCCCTGGCGCAGGCCAATCTCGGGCTCTGCTCGTTGATCAAGAGCCTGCCGCAGCGCATTTTCGGCGGGGACGTGGGCCGCATGGCGGATTTCTACGGTCTGTCCCCGGCGCAGCAGGAGATCATCGCGGCGGCGTTCGAGGGCGGAGCCGGCGTCGAGAATTTCTTCGCCCGCGGCGACTACCTGCTCACCGACCAGGGGCTGCGCTGTCTGGAGGTCAACCTGGGGGCCAACCTCGGCGGCTGGGAGATGGCCTTGCTCGCCCAGCGCTACCAGCGGGTGCCCATCTTCCAGCGCTTCGTCGCCGAACACGGTCTCCAGCCCGACTGTGCCAGCACCTTCGTCCTGGCTTTGCAGCAAGTCTTGGGGGTCTTCCGGCGCCACTACCGCCGCGACACCGAAGTGCTGCGCATCGCCGTGCTGGCGCCGCCGGACTACGATGCCGCCGCCGTGGAGCCGGGGATGCAGTACATGGGGGCCGTGTTGCAGCGGATTCTCGACCAGGAGGGAGCCGGCCTGCGCGGCGCTCTGGTGGTGGGCCTCTACCGGGACCTGGAGGTGGTGGGGGAGGATCTCCTGCTCCACGGCGAGCCGGTGCACGTGGTGTTGGAGCAGAATCCGGTGCGCTTCGATGAGCGCATCGTGCCCATCCTGCGCCGCGGCGAAATCCGTTTCCTCAACGGTCCCCTGTATTGGATTCTGGACGACAAGCGGAATCTCGCCTTGCTCTCCGATCCCCGCTATCGCCATCACTTCGACTCCGGTGAGCAGGCCTTGCTGGACGCCACGGTGCCCTGGACCCGTCGTCTGCGGGACGAGACGAGCGAGCTCCCGGGGGAGAGCGGGGGAGAGCGGGCGCCGCTACGGGAGCTGGCCCTGAGCCACCGCCAGCGGCTGGTACTCAAACAGGGGCAGGGGCTGGCGGGGCTGGCGATGCACCTTGGGGCTTCGACGTCGGAGGAGCGCTGGGCCGAGCTGGTGGATCAGGCCTTGGACCAGGGCGATTGGGTGGTCCAGGAGCTGGTGACCTCCGAGCCTTTCGTCTATCAACACGGCGAGGAGGGCTGGGCCTGGCACGAGGCGGTGTGGGGTCTCTTCGCCCTCGGGGAGGTTCACGGCGGCGGTTTCCTGAGGGTCCAACCCGGCGGTTCCGGCAAGCCGGTGAACACTCGCACCGGGGCTCGGGAGAGTGTGCTGCTGGAAGTCCCCGAAGCGATGCCAACGTCGAGAGCGGGAGGTGAGCTCTCGGCGGATGCCGCCTGGTAAGATCCGGTCTGCCTCGCAGGGTTCCGAATCACTGACTTCCTAACCGCTGGCTTCCTCGTCGCTGACCGGCAAAACACTTCCGCGGAGGTGTCCCCTGAACATTGTGCGCCCGGCCCTCGTCGCCTGCTCTTTCGTCTGCCTCCTGCTCTCTGCCGTTCCCGGGGCCGCCGCCGTCGATCCCCAGCTGCTGGCGGGGCTCGAGGCGCGCTCCATCGGTCCGGCGGTGATGAGCGGGCGCATCGCTGCGGTGGACGCGGTGGAGAGCGATCCCTCGACCTTCTTCGTCGGCGCTGCCACCGGCGGGGTGTGGAAGACCGTCGACGACGGTCTGACCTTCGAGCCCCTCTTCGACGATCAGCCGGTGGCCGCCATCGGCGCGGTGGCGGTCTTCCAGCCGTCGCCGGAGGTCGTGTGGGTGGGCACCGGTGAGGGCAATCCGCGCAATAGCGCTTCCGTGGGCAACGGCGTCTATCGCTCCATGGACGGCGGCGAGACCTGGACCTACCTGGGATTGGAGAAGAGCGAGCGCATCCATCGCATTGTGCTCCATCCCACCGATCCGGACGTCGCCTACGTGGCGGCCATGGGGCCGACCTGGGGCGAGGGGGGCCAGCGCGGCGTGTACAAGACCGTCGACGGCGGCGAGACCTGGACTCAGGTGCTGGCGGACAACGCCACCACCGGCGCCGCCGACCTGGTGATGGACCCCACCAATCCGCGCAAGCTCTTCGCCGCCCTCTGGGACCACCGCCGGTGGCCCTGGAGCTTCCGCTCCGGCGGCCCCGGCTCCGGCCTGTGGGTGACCGTGGACGGTGGCGAGAATTGGACCCGGCGCACCCCCGAGGATGGCCTGCCGGAGGGCACCCTGGGGCGCATCGGTCTGGCGGTGGCGGCGTCGGATCCATCGGTGGTCTACGCCTTCGTCGAATCCGACGGCGACGAGCACCTGCTGCTGCGCTCCGACGACGGTGGCCGCAGCTTCACGAAGCGCGCCGGCTCGGCGGACCAGCCGGTGGGCAACCGGCCGTTCTACTACGCCGACCTGCGGGTGGATCCGCAGAATCCCGACCGCGTTTACAGCCTGTGGTCGCTGGTCAGCGTCTCCGACGACGGTGGCAAGACCTGGCGGGTGCTGGTGCCCTTCCGGGAGGTGCATCCGGATCACCACGCCATGTGGATCAATCCCGCCGACTCCCGGCACATCATCAACGGCAACGACGGCGGCGTTTACGTCTCCCGCGACCGCGGTGAGCATTGGCGCTTCGTGCGCACTCTGCCGGTGTCCCAGTTCTACCAGGTGCGGGTGGACGACGACACGCCCTACCACGTGTACGGCGGCTTGCAGGACAACGGCTCCTGGCGAGCGCCGTCGGAGGTATGGGAGAACGGCGGCATCCGCGAGCAGCACTGGCAGGAGGTCTTTTTCGGTGACGGCTTCGACACCTTGCCGGATCCCCGGGACTCCATGCAGGGCTGGGCGATGAGCCAGGAAGGATTCCTGGCGCGGTGGAATTTGCGCACCGGCGAGCGCAAGCTGGTGCGGCCGGGCACTCCCTACTGCCCGGAGGGCGGCGGAGAGGAGGCCTGCCGCGACCTGCGCTTCAACTGGAACGCCGGTCTGGCCATCGATCCCTTCGACGACTCGACCCTCTACTTCGGCAGCCAATATGTGCACAAAAGCACCGACCGCGGCGAGACCTGGACGGTGATCAGCGACGACCTCACCACCGACCGTGCCCAATGGCAGCGCCAGGGCGAGGCCGGCGGCGTCACCCTCGACGTCACCGGGGCGGAGAATTTCACCACCATCCTCGCCATCTCCCCCAGCCCGCTGGAGGAGGGCCTGCTGTGGGTGGGCACTGACGACGGCCGCCTGCACCGGACCCGCGACGGTGGTGAGACCTGGACCAGCCTGGAAGAGAATCTCACCGGCGTTCCCGACAACACCTGGATCGCCCACATCGAGCCCTCCCGCCACGACCCGGCGGAGGCCTTCGTGGTGCTCGACGATCACCGGCGCTCCAACTGGAAGCCCTATGTCTACCGCACCGGCGACTACGGTGCCACCTGGACCAACCTGGCGAAGGATCCGGTGCGCGGCTACGCCCTGACCCTGGTCCAGGACCCGGTCGAGCGCAATCTGCTCTTTCTGGGCACTGAATTCGGCCTCTGGGTCTCCCTCGACGGCGGCGGCTCCTGGCTGCCCTGGAAGCACGGCGTGCCGACGGTGTCGGTGATGGATCTGGCCATCCAGCCGCGCCACGACGACCTGGTCATCGCCACCCACGGCCGCGGCGTCTTCATCCTCGACCAGCTGGGGCCGCTGCGGGAGCTCTCGGCGGAGGTGCTGGGGGAGCCTTTCCACCTCTTCGCCATCCCCGACGCCCAGGAATACGAGGTAGGCCAGACCGGCGGTGCCCGCTTCCCGGGCTTCGCCGAATTCCGCGGCGAGAACCCACTCTACGGCGCCCTGCTGACGGTGGCGCTGAACGATCCGGAGCTGCCTTATCCCGACGAGCTGGAGGAGCGCCGGCGCAAGCAGGAGAAGCGGGAGAAGCAACGGCAGGAGCAGGCGGCGGCGCAGTGGCAGACGGAGCGCCCCGG harbors:
- a CDS encoding glycosyl hydrolase — protein: MALLLVLALSPGEAFAKAKKSSKNAESAQPAVDESWFGSLEWREVGPYRGGRSAAVAGIPGDRDTYYFGATGGGVWKTTDGGAHWEPISDGYFGGSIGAVAVSEWDPNVIYVGGGEKTVRGNVSHGDGVWKSTDAGK
- a CDS encoding TonB-dependent receptor, producing the protein MKLLKPNPHHSLQHPIQSPAHRWLVSLLLSLSLIGTELAAEPMAPSSVSSAHKETPSGESAPGESSPGEASGSADGSSSQGPSSQDPASQVVEDEITVSGGRPAGSQAPASSAATALQVGPAEVAPPTVAELVSRTPGVSQNGQGGLFQVFSIRGISRQRVQTRLDGARLTSERRAGVSASFVDAQLLDSIDILRGPSSSFYGSGALGGLVQLFPRRFQGTQVTTGYDSQGDERYAAVGWGNRETGWSLGLAHREADDDETADGERRFSAFSQTSAVLRKDWGNGERIHSLLVVPTFGEDIGKANTDFPERATTYPRERHLVVRYRQEVQDRWSLEAYVHPQDLQSRTVTLDQGQLSADNLVENESFDLGGRWQRPWHRGSLEGRYGVEYFGRRGVSATEREFSFAAPTPGLPTPVPVLETVSRTLDDGSVDEAAAHGSAAWSWGPAQLEAGARYTWIRQDNRGAEALEDTAWSGFLGAVIPLAPGFEAVANVGTGLRFPSLSERFFSGTTGRGTITANPDLKPERSLSFDAGLRHYGHNTFFAVYGFRTEIDDYIERVEIRPDELGFVNLLSGTIEGLEVEVIHTVSRHLRLQASAHTMRGRSGTGEALEDIPPDRIEAGALWDRGRWRLEGLWQHRFEKDDPGSGERARGAADVVSASLGYRLTDDLTLTLRGDNLLDEAYFATADRKDVPAPGRSVGLALGWRAR
- a CDS encoding Stf0 family sulfotransferase codes for the protein MASSSNPPPAPPRRRRSVADWIWFYGKRVRRLGEELGLGLRYSLQPGRRRRPPAAVRFVIYGVGRVGSELLVELLDNHPRLRCDAEILDLPLIRPLRYANLRSALAESPVYGFKLLTHHMLRCSRRRRGASGESFLHRLHRDGWRILHLRRRDRLRQAVSVMASQQRKHWHHRQGDGRRPQAVQIDVPALLQRLDFSARRQQEELAALGDLPRLELFYEDHLKTFELQQATARRVFQWLDLEPVPVSTSLVPSSPRRLEDFIANYDEVERALRGAGLDDLLPPAAAGNSPPSQPYSSP
- a CDS encoding class I SAM-dependent methyltransferase, with the protein product MSETKPQPPVKVSAQAAVQRRSNHTGLLGRLWRRLRGHPLVQRWTHPYWRRRPVPELPSRLVDTIGDPHRGEVTSDLRAFRHVDEARAVGWLQENGVERILDVGCGCGRTLRRLEEHGFTLAGITINPEEVERADHPEVHLMDIQADFESAPLRGQRFDAAIAFDSLEHLENPLAGLRNINRLLAPEGVLIAYIPPVRWVECEYHTIVYTPRQMRWLLNLTGFDLEDKTGFYNFGSQGVTYFARKKYDSRLVYPGVMH